The Bubalus bubalis isolate 160015118507 breed Murrah chromosome 18, NDDB_SH_1, whole genome shotgun sequence genome contains a region encoding:
- the HIPK4 gene encoding homeodomain-interacting protein kinase 4 yields the protein MATIQSETDCYDIIEVLGKGTFGEVAKGWRRSTGEMVAIKILKNDAYRNRIIKNELKLLRCMRGLDPEEAHIIRFLEFFHDALKFYLVFELLEQNLFEFQKENNFAPLPARHIRTVTLQVLRALARLKELAIIHADLKPENIMLVDQTRCPFRVKVIDFGSASIFSEVRYVKEPYIQSRFYRAPEILLGLPFCEKVDVWSLGCVMAELHLGWPLYPGNNEYDQVRYICETQGLPKPHLLHAARKAHHFFKRNPHPDAANPWQLKSSADYLAETKVRPLERRKYMLKSLDQIETVNGIGVASRLTFPDREVLAEHADLKSMVELIKRMLTWESHERISPSAALRHPFVSMQQLHSAHETTRYYQLSLRSCRLSLQVEGKPPTSVLAAAEDGPPYYRLAEEEAAMGLGSTGGSGPFFREKAPSMQRAIDQLDDLSLQEVGRGLWGETHADVVPDVLAPLKAAAVGRRLPESSPEPILAFYGTRLVGRHKVRKAPAGSKSDSNFSNLIRLSQASPEDDAPCRASGWAEGEHLGASAEPPVIPQRDGDGPDIKDMTMDAESPGPELFDPNSCPGEWLSEPDWTLEGLRGPRVQGLPPRHAHPHGPPRATSFLQHVGGHH from the exons ATGGCCACCATCCAGTCGGAGACTGACTGCTACGACATCATCGAGGTGCTGGGCAAGGGCACTTTCGGGGAGGTGGCCAAGGGCTGGCGGCGAAGCACAGGCGAGATGGTGGCCATCAAGATCCTGAAGAATGACGCCTACCGTAACCGGATCATCAAGAACGAGCTGAAGCTGCTGCGCTGCATGCGGGGCCTGGACCCCGAGGAGGCCCACATCATCCGCTTCCTCGAGTTCTTCCACGACGCCCTCAAGTTCTACCTGGTCTTCGAGCTGCTGGAGCAAAACCTTTTCGAATTCCAGAAGGAGAACAACTTCgcgcccctccccgcccgccACATCCGCACGGTCACCCTGCAGGTGCTCCGGGCCCTGGCCAGGCTCAAGGAACTAGCCATCATCCATGCTGATCTCAAGCCCGAGAACATCATGCTGGTGGACCAGACCCGCTGTCCCTTCAGGGTCAAG GTGATCGACTTTGGCTCGGCCAGCATATTCAGCGAGGTGCGTTACGTCAAGGAACCCTACATCCAGTCCCGCTTCTACCGGGCCCCTGAGATTCTACTGGGGCTGCCCTTCTGCGAGAAGGTGGACGTGTGGTCCCTGGGCTGCGTCATGGCCGAGCTGCACCTGGGCTGGCCCCTCTACCCGGGCAACAATGAGTATGACCAGGTGCGTTACATCTGTGAGACACAGGGCCTGCCCAAGCCCCACCTGCTGCATGCCGCCCGCAAGGCCCACCACTTCTTCAAGCGCAACCCGCACCCCGACGCCGCCAACCCCTGGCAGCTGAAGTCCTCGGCTGACTACCTGGCTGAGACCAAG GTGCGCCCACTGGAGCGCCGTAAGTACATGCTCAAGTCACTGGACCAGATCGAGACAGTGAATGGCATCGGGGTGGCCAGTCGGCTGACCTTCCCGGACCGCGAGGTGCTGGCGGAGCACGCCGATCTCAAGAGCATGGTGGAGCTGATCAAGCGCATGCTGACCTGGGAGTCGCACGAACGGATCAGCCCCAGCGCCGCCCTGCGCCACCCCTTCGTGTCCATGCAGCAGCTGCACAGCGCCCACGAAACCACCCGCTACTACCAGCTCTCGCTGCGCAGCTGCCGCCTGTCCCTGCAGGTGGAGGGCAAGCCACCCACGTCGGTCTTGGCCGCCGCGGAAGATGGGCCCCCCTACTACCGTCTGGCCGAGGAGGAGGCGGCCATGGGCCTGGGCAGCACGGGGGGCAGCGGGCCCTTCTTCCGAGAGAAGGCCCCCAGCATGCAGAGGGCCATCGATCAGCTGGACGACCTGAGCCTGCAGGAGGTGGGGCGTGGGCTCTGGGGCGAGACTCATGCCGATGTGGTCCCCGACGTGCTGGCCCCACTCAAGGCCGCCGCTGTGGGCCGCCGGCTGCCCGAGTCCAGCCCTGAGCCCATCCTGGCCTTCTACGGCACCCGCCTGGTGGGCCGCCACAAGGTCCGCAAGGCACCGGCAGGCTCCAAGTCTGACTCCAACTTCAGCAACCTGATCCGGCTGAGCCAGGCCTCACCTGAGGACGACGCCCCGTGCAGGGCCAGCGGCTGGGCAGAAGGAGAGCACCTTGGGGCCTCTGCCGAGCCGCCTGTCATCCCACAGCGTGACGGGGATGGGCCGGACATCAAGGACATGACCATGGATGCTGAG